In Engraulis encrasicolus isolate BLACKSEA-1 unplaced genomic scaffold, IST_EnEncr_1.0 scaffold_737_np1212, whole genome shotgun sequence, the DNA window CTTAACAATACATACATCAATTACACAATACATATATTAATATATGTATATACACATTGAAAAAGGGAaccttattatatattatattatattatattatattatattatattatattatattatattatattattatatattatattatattatattatgttccAGCGTTCCTCTGCCATATTACAGATCACCTTTCACATTTCTGCTATATTGAGGGTTTTCAGTATATGCATGTTAGAGGAAAACATAGAACTATAAACATATAATACATAAAGAGAGATGAAGGTGTTTTACTTAAATAATTAATAtatatgattacattacattgcacttagctgacgctttcatttattcaaagcgacttccatttattacttttcagggtattggttacagtccctggagcaatgtggggttaggtgccttgctcaagggcacttcagccatggatggagatgtagggagaggtcaggggagattcgaacctgcaacccctagattgaaagaccaactctctaaccactaggccacggctgccccatatgaTAATTACTATTTTCTGTGACAGACATAGAACACTGTATTATAAAGGGAAAACAAAGGGTGGAAGGTCTGTCTGTTATCCAAAAACACCCTCTGAATTActtattctcttttcttttctcctctcctctcatcgcccctcttttctctcctcacatttctcttcttctcctctcctctactgtcctctcctcacctttctcctctctcctctcccctaatctatctcttctcctcgtttttcctcttttctcctctcctctcctctcccctcccctcccctcccctcctctcctcgcctctcctctatcctctcccctcttctcccctctcctctcctatcctcactcctctgctcctccactctcctacctcctctcccaccttctcctctcctctcctctctcctctttcctctcctctgctctcctctctcctctttcatctcctctgctctcctctcctctctcctctttcatctcctcattcctctcctcattcctctcccctcccctctctcctctcctctcctctcctctcctctcctctcctctttcctcccctcctctcctttcttctcctctctcctctcctctcctcctctctcctctcctctcctcctcctcctcagctcccTTCGCTGCTCCCGCCCACTTCCTCCAGTGTGTCTACCCCTGCAGCTCCGGCTCTGAGAAGCGTAAGCACTCCTCCGCCTTCCCCTCCGAGAGCTCCTCATCGGGGGCCACCGGCGCCGGCTTCCTGGCCcccgactcctcctcctcctcctccgggtcctcctcctcttcctcctcctcctcggggcCCCTGGCTAAGCAGCAGTTCCTGGTCCAGAGCCCTggcggtggcggaggaggaggaggcgagggcCAGTCTTCCCAGCAGCCCCCTCCCCCCATGCCGGGGCCCTGCGGTTCGGCCgtagcggcggcggcagcggcggcagcagcggcagctCAGCACTCGGCCTCCGTCTTCCCCCCGCCTCCGCACCCGTACCCACCCGGCCCGGGCAGCTCGTCCCAGCAGCCCCCGCTCCTGCCGCAGTACGGCGGCCGCAAGATCCTGATGTGCACCATGGATAACTGCTACTGCTCCGGCGTGCCCTCCGTGTCGCGGCACCGCGCCCACCCGCCGTACCCGCGCTCGGGCTCCTTCCCCTGGGCCGTGGGCTCGCAGGAGTACCCGCCCCACGCCCACGCGCTGGGGCCCCCCTCGGGGCCCCCGCCCCCGCCGCCCATGTCCCAGCCGCTGCAGGGGCTGTCCATGCGCGACTGGATGGACGCCtcggcacagacgcacagacacccCGACTTCTACAGCCTGTATGGACAGGCCTCCGCCAAGCACTACGTCACCAGCTAACACCCCCCGCTAGCCCTCTACCCCCGCCCGCACACCCC includes these proteins:
- the LOC134444791 gene encoding E3 ubiquitin-protein ligase TRIM8-like, producing LQDKEEDKVSALKEEDKVSALKEEVRLQYQKMQQLLEEDLGKTLEVLDKARSKFCQENSSQSLQLDGKRQEAKKLLSSVQTVFDKADDINFMKNTKPVKILMDRTQSCIGNSLAPHKVGHLNSKIFLSEISKKEKSLRKMLEAPFAAPAHFLQCVYPCSSGSEKRKHSSAFPSESSSSGATGAGFLAPDSSSSSSGSSSSSSSSSGPLAKQQFLVQSPGGGGGGGGEGQSSQQPPPPMPGPCGSAVAAAAAAAAAAAQHSASVFPPPPHPYPPGPGSSSQQPPLLPQYGGRKILMCTMDNCYCSGVPSVSRHRAHPPYPRSGSFPWAVGSQEYPPHAHALGPPSGPPPPPPMSQPLQGLSMRDWMDASAQTHRHPDFYSLYGQASAKHYVTS